Below is a genomic region from Streptococcus salivarius.
AGAGCTCTTCCTTTCCCAAAGGAAACTTAAGAACAAAGACTGTATAAAGACCAAGTCGTTCATCCATTTTTTCTAGCAAACTGGTTGTGAACTCTTGCTGATTGAGGTGAATTTCTAAGACCATGATCTGCTTAACGATATTTCCCCCAGGAATATTCGTCGTTTGCGAATCTATCTGATGGGTGACTTGAATGAGTCGAATCTGATTGCGTAATGCTTGCTTTTCCTGTTTTGTCAGAGCTAGGTTATCAAAGAAATCACGATTGCCCTTTTTGTGGGGTCTGTAGAGCACATGAGGAGTTGGCAAACAAGTATAATCAGGAAACTGTATCATAATTCTCTCCTTTTAGCAGGGCAAAGAAACAAATCAGTTCAAAATCATCCATCCCTTCAATGCTGGTATTCATCAAATTAACCGTTCCAAAATTGAAGAGTGCATCCATAGTAGACAGTTGATCCTGTTCCATCAGTTGCTCAATGGCCTGCTGTAATAGCTTGGAATATCCAGACATCTCTTTCCCGTCTTTTGTTTGACGGTTATACTGATTCACCAGAGATTGCAATGGCTGGTTCTTTCCTCTACATAGACTCCCCAGGAGATCTAAAATCTTCTTACTCTCTTCTGGAGAAACCACTAAATCTCCTGCACTATTTACATAGAGGATATAATATGGATGAAGTTGATTCTTCTGATTCTTACCTCTAAGTTCGTCTTTATTTTTTAAAACAAAGATTGCTCCTTCAGCTTCCTTATTCTCAACCGACAAGATGGCTTGCAGACCTTTTGGTACTTTTTCCAATTCAGGATGGCTTTCAAGATACTTCAGAAAATCCATTCGATAGTCTTCCAATCCTAGATCCATAATAGAAATTCCTTCACTCATCTCTTCTAAGTCGACAACTTCATTTCTAAGACGCTCTAGTTGTTTCTTCCGATAGTTATTGTCTTCTATCTCTTCACTAGAAAGAACATTATCATCTGCGGTAGATGTGAGAACGGATATTTTCATGCGTGATTCAACACGAGATTTAAGATCGATATACTCATCTAACTCGATATTTGGCCAAAAGTTTACAAGCTGAATAAACTTATTTTTGCTACCAATTCGATCCACGCGGCCAAAGCGTTGAATGATTCGAACAGGATTCCAATGGATATCATAATTGACCATCATGTCTGCATCCTGCAGGTTTTGTCCTTCAGAAATAACATCTGTTGCAATCAAGACATCAATCTCTCTTTGATCATCCGGAAATAGGAGATTCCTATCTTTTGATTGTGGTGAAAAATAGGTCAAAAGGGAATTAAGGTCTCGATGGTTTGTTTTTAGCGTTGTTTCAAATCCTTTTGTACCTGAAATTTGTGCCGTATGAAGTCCGTATTTATCTAGTACATATTGGCTAATATGTTTATAGAGATAGTTAGTGGTCGTCGCAAAGGCAGAAAAGATAATGAGTTTATTATTGCCTGCATTGATTGGATGAGTCATTTTTTCATCGATCAACCGATAGAGTGTTTGCAATTTTTTATCTTCTGTAGGAGTGATTTGATCGATCAGTTCTTCTAATTCCAGCAAAATTGCTTGATCTTTCTCTAACTCTAATTTCCAACTGCGATAGTCCATATCTTTCAAAGCAATTCTATTCTTCTTCCCGATAAAGACATCCAAGTTGCTATCTTCTATATCGAAATCATCTTCATTTAAGACAGGCACTCCAGATAAAGCATCTAAACCAGTTTGCTCATATGTTGAAATAGCTTTTAAAGTCTCATCTACATACGATTTAACGACATCGATCAAGGTATAACGAAAAGCTGCTACAGAACTTTCTAAGCGTTTAAGCAGATTGATCATCATCAGCTTTTTCATCCCCGACTCACGACCCAGTTGAGTAAGGTTGGCTTTATTCCCTGCTAATGTTATTTCGTATTTCTCACGCTTTGAGGGATAGATATAAAGTGAAGGTTGGTAAATGGTTAACTGTAACTGATCTAACAACTGGTATAACTTTTTATAGGTCACATCTAGATTCGACACTGTCAAATCAGGCTCAAAGTTTCTTGGTTTCAGACGTTCTGGAAAATCTCCAATCGCTTTTCGATCATAAAATTCTCGGATGTGTTTACGACTACGAGCAATCGTCACACTATCCAGAATTTTAAAGAAATCAAAGTCTAAGGTCGATAATAGTTTATCTGTCGTTCGCTCTTCAGCTGGTAAGTCTGCCCATTTGTTATAGGCCAACTGAGCATTCCGAAAAATATCATTAATGGACGACTGTGTATCTAATTTTCCATCTATCTGCTCTACATCCCCTTCATAGGCTAAAGCGATCTGATTTTTCAGATCATTAAAGCGATTATTAACTGGAGTAGCTGATAACATCAGTACCTTAGTAGGAACACCTGACTTGATAATTCGATTCATTAATCGACTATAACGATTTTCACGTCCCTCCGCTTGATCACTTTCGCTGGATCCACCATTACGGAAATTATGAGATTCATCAATAACCACTAAGTCATAATTCTCCCATTTATTTAATGCAAGGTCTATTCCATTTGAAATCCCTTTATCTCGACTTAAATCGGTATGATATAAAACATCGTAAATGAGATGACGGTCATAAATAGGGTTGTTGACATAGTCATGTCGGTACATGTTCCAGTTGTTTTCTAACTTTTTCGGACACAAGACTAAAATTCGTTTCCCACGATAGGCATAGTAAGTCATGACAGCTAAAGCTGTAAAAGTTTTTCCTAACCCCACTGAATCTGCTAAAATACAGCCGTTATACTTTTCAAGTTTTGAAATGATTGATTTTACAGCATCTTGTTGGAAATCATAAAGAAGATTCCACAACTTGGTATTTTTATAGCCCACCTGTTCATTTGGGGTATAGTCATCATTGATATCCTCAAGAAATTCACTAAAGAGATTATAGAGCATGACATAGTAGAGAAATTCAGGTGAGTGTTCTTTATGAGCTAAATTGAGAGTTTCCAAGAACTCTTCTGTCACATCCCGAAAATACTCATCATTTTGCCAGAGGCTATCAAATTCATCTAGATAGGATAAACTTAATGGAGCATGATAGATATGCCGTGTGGTTTTGAACAACGAAGAATCATAGCCTAATTCTTTTCGATCGAAGTTTTTGAGGCGATCCACAGCGACAGCATCATCATCCGTTTCTATCCGCATACCATTTGGCATATCATCGGTTTCAATGTTGATAGATTTAAAACGAGCCTTTTTCCTAATCCATTCAGCACATTCTCTCGCAATTGCTTTTTGGGTTAATTCATTCATTAACTTCAGCTCATAACGTCCTCCAAAAATAGACTGCTCTCGTTCTTTTTTAGGGATCGTATATTCACGATATCCAATTCTCGTCTCATCAGTCACAAAGGTTGGATTTGTAAAGATAAATTTCAACTCCTCGATCGTTTCAAGTTCTTCTTTTAACTGTTGAAAGGCAAACATCGAAAAAGTCGCTGCAGCAATTTTGACCTTGCTTCCAGGCTTTATTTCCTTCTTTAATTCATCTCCAAGACGAATACTCCGATTATCAATCTCCATCATAATCTCCTAAAATTAATTAGATAATATAATTATACCATGTAAACACTTTATTGTTTCTTGAAAGAAACAAGTTATTGCCCCATTTATCGGGACAAGTTCAATTATCTATCGTATAAAGTTAAAAACATCTATAATCTAAGATTACAGATGTTCTCTTTTCTAATCATATCTAAGTGCTTCGATAGGATCGAGTTTCGAAGCTTTATTAGCCGGTAGGAGACCAAAGATAATCCCTACAGCTGCTGAGAAGGCAATACTTCCCATGGCTACGCCAAGAGAGACTGTCGCTTTAAGGTCCATGGCATTCCCGATTGGTCCAACGACTAGGGCCGCAAAGCCCAGCCCAATCAAACCTCCCAGAATGGTCAAAACCATGGACTCAATCAGAAACTGTGTCAAGATTTTACGGCGTGTGGCTCCTAAAGCCTTACGAAGACCAATCTCTCGTGTCCGCTCAGTTACCGAAACTAGCATGATATTCATAACACCGATTCCACCAACTAAGAGTGAAATCCCAGCAATAGCTCCGACAACGGTGGTAATGGTTCCAAAGATCGTGTTCACCTGATCTAAGGTCGAGCTCATATCTGCTGCCTTGTACTCCCCGTTATCATCTTGGGCCAACTGGGTCAAGCGTTTGGCAGCATCCTTAGCGACACTACTACTATTTTTCACATCGGTCACATGGAAAAAAATCTGGCCAATAGCATCAGTGTTATTTTCAGCTGCTAACTGGGTATTGGCCACAAGAGCTGTTCCAATTTCACCATAGGCACCGATTGCGGTGTCTTTATTCTTATAAACACCAATCACACGATAATCATTGTTACCAATAGTAACCACTTGGTTAAGGGCATCCTCATTCGTCTCAAAGAGTTTTTTAGCCACCATCTGATCAATGACAATGACGCGTGAAAAGTTTTTATAATCATTGTCTTGCAAGGAACGTCCTGTCAACATCTCTAACTTTTTAGCTTTAAAATAGCCCTGACTGGCACCTGTGATATTAACATTCTTCACAGTCTTTTTTTGGAGGGAGATAGAAGAAGTTAGGCTGTTAGTCACAAAATAACTATCAATACCAGGCGTCTGCCTAGCCACTTGCTCCAACCAAACTTCTTTAACCGGTTTGGTCGGTTGTGACAAGTCCGCATAGGCAGGATCTATCTCCTCACCCTTGGCTTCATAGTAGACTTGAACGGTATCCTTATCACCGGTCACACTATCGGTAACACTCTGACGCATCCCATTTCCTAGCCCCATGATAAGTACTACCGCAGCAACACCAATGATAATCCCCAACATGGTCAGGAAGGACCGCATCTTGTGTGAACGAATAGAACTAAGAGCAAATTTCCAATTTTCCATTCTTACCTCCTAGTCTATCCGAACGCTGTCCGTTGTGTCTTGGGTGATTTCCCCATCACGGATGACAATCTTACGTCGGGCATAATCCGCAATCTCAGGTTCATGGGTAACCATGACAATGGTCTTCCCTTCTCGGTTTAGCTGGGTTAAGAGATCCATAATCTGGGTTCCTGTCTTGGTATCAAGCGCACCCGTAGGTTCATCCGCCAAAATGATTGCTGGATCGTTAGACAGTGCACGCGCAATAGCCACCCTTTGCTTCTGTCCACCAGACAGCTCTGACGGCAAATGATGGCTGCGGTCTGACAAGCCGACTTTTTCCAAGAATTGTTGTGACCTTTGCTTACGTTCACGTGGAGATTTCCCCGCATAAATCAGGGGAAGCTCTACATTCTTTTGGGCACTTAACTTTGGCAAGAGAAAAAACTGCTGAAAGATAAAGCCAATCTGGTCATTTCTTACCTTGGCCAAGCGGTTTTCAGAGAGCTCAGCTACATTCTCTCCCTCGAGTTGATAGGAACCTGTAGTCGGTTGATCAAGAAGGCCGATAATATTCATGAGGGTTGATTTTCCTGAACCAGAAGGGCCCATGATTGCCACGAAGTCACCTTCTTCAACTGATAAGTCAATCCCCTTAAGGACCTGCAAGGACTCCTGACCATTTTTGAAAGACTTGGTGATGCCTTTTAAGACCATAAGTGCTGGCTTAGTCACTAGACCTCACCTCTTCTCCACTAGTCTCTTTTGATTTTTTGCTATCGGCATCCGTCACATCCTTCAGGGTCTCGCCATCCTTAAAGGATTTTTCAGCCTTAGTAATAACCTTTTGACCTTCTTTAAGTCCTGAGGCAATTTCTTGTTGCTTAGCATCTGCATTACCAAGTTTAACCTTGACTTGCTTGATTTTTTGACTCTCGTCATCGTAAACCCAGACGTAGTTGTCAGATCCTTTCTTGGTCACAGCAGTTACTGGAACTAACAGGGCATCATCATCTTTGGTCACTTCAAGGGATACATTGAAACCTTGCTTGAGCTTACCGATAGGGCTGGTCAATTGAACCTTGTATTCATACTGGGAACCTGTCTGTCCTGAATTGCTAGATGTACCCGCCGACTGACTGGCATTTTGCTTAGGATAATTGGAAACGTAGCTGACTTTACCTGTCCAAGTTTGATCTGGGTAGACTTTGGATGTAATCTTGACCTTTTGACCAACTGAAATATTTGGAATGTCATATTCCGTTAAGGTTCCTTGAATCTCAAATTGGCCTTCACTGGTCACATGAACTAGAGTCTGGCTCTCTTTTGAAGCAGGGTCCACAGAGTCCGCAACTTCCACAACTGTCCCATTAACATCTGAAACAATGACTGTTTGGTTGAGAACGTCTTGTGCCTTTTCTAGCTCTGAGGCTGCGTTAGCAACGGCATCATTATAATCTTGCAAGGTTTGGTAATTACTTGCCTCGGTTTGCTGACGCTGTTGAGGGCTAACGGTAGTCGTCGAATCATCCTCATCCGAATCACTACTTGTTTGTGCCGAAGCCACAGGAGCTGTCCCATACTGTTGGAAATAATTACGGTCACGAACTGCCTTATTATAGGCACGACTAGCCGTATCATATGCTGCTTGGGCAGAGGTACTGTCGTATTGGACCAGTTGCTGACCAACGCTAACTTCCTCACCAACAGAAACTGTCACAGTGGCATTGCGTCCAATGGTATTGTCAAAATAAACGTACTGTTCCGACTGAGCCTTCACCATGCCAGTCAGAAGGGTGGACGAGGCCAACTGCCCCTTGGTTACCTTACTTGCTGTAGGGGACTCGGAAGCCTTATCATCTTTGCCACCACCTGCAAAAAGGTTAAAACCTAGGACCAAAAGGACAAGGAAGCCAATTCCTCCAATGATCCAAACCCTTTTTTTATTTTTAAATAACTTTGGACTGATTTTTTTTCGCATAGGTCTCTCTTTTCTTTTGTATCGTATAAATAAAACAATTGTAATACTTTTAACTTTCAGTGTCAATGGCCTTCGCTTAAATCCATAACACCATAGTGCAGCTTTTGATTGGGACGAACCTGGCGTTCGAACCCTAGTTCCTCAAAAACGGTATCTCGAAAATGCGCCTTGATGATAATTTTTTCTCGTGCGACACGCTTAGCCTCATTTAACCATTCTTCAGTCAGACGGCTGCCATTAGCTAGAGGTTTGATAGCTTGTAGATTTTCCGATTCCTTGATAGTCTCTGAAAACATAGGATCGGCATAGATGATATCAAAAGAGTGATCAGCCTGGTATTTCAAAAAGGATAAGCTATCGCTCTTAATAGCCTTAATAGAACGCATCGCTTTTTCAAGCTGCTTGTCATCTGTCTGATATGTGGCCAGACCACGAGAAACCACCTGAAAAATCACTTCTTGACTCTCAAGGGCTGTCACCTTATTTCCCGCTGCCGCCATAACTAGACTATCGGAAGCCAAACCCATAGTCGTGTCTAGAATAGACTTGGTAGACGAACCTAAAAGATTGACTAGAGCATCGTGTGGCGCCTTAATCCGAAGAACTGCCGTATCTGGATGAAAGGACAGCTCACTGACATCCGCATTGACAAAAGACAATCTGTCTTTATATAGAAGATAAAAAGCTCCAAATCGCTCTAAACATTTTGCCAAGGATAACTTGCGACGAGGCTGGTAGTCAACTCCTAACTCGTGAGCTAGTTCTTGGGCACGCGTAATCAAGGTCTCATTTTCACGTAAAGATGTGGTAATAATCATGTTTCTAGTATAGCAGAATCTTAGGAAACAAAACCATAGTCTTAGCTTTCATTTTAATTTGTTAGCTTACATTTGTGTAAGAAAAAAGCCCCAGCAAGGCTGAGACTCAGAACATAATTAAACTATTTTTAAATATGAAATAGATTTTGCGAACCTAGTAAGCTTATACCGAGATTTTTCGCAGTGATAAAAACGTCTGAAACGATTAGTTTCAGACGTTCGGAAGTTTTGAGACTTTCGGCTCAAAACTTAGTCATGGAACTTCGCAGAAGGTCGCTGACGTCCGCCATCACTTAAGAAAAGTCTCAAAAGAAAACTTTGTCTTCAATAAAAAAGCCCCAGCAAAGCTGAGACTTTATTTCGTGATTAGATAGCTTCTGTTGTAAAGCTACGGCTTTCAAGCACACGCACCATAGCATCTGCTGTATCAAGCGCTGTGAAGAGTGGAATTCCAGCTTCAATAGCTGAGCTACGGATAGCTGCTCCGTCTTCGTCATAAGTACGTTTGTTACCAACCGTATTGATAATGGCTTGCGCTTTACCTGTACGAACGAGGGCTGGAATGTCATTATCATCATTTTCACCCAATTTGTTAACAAGCGTTGCGTGAACCCCGTGTTCATTCAAGAACTTAGCAGTTCCTTCAGTCGCGTAGATACCATAACCGATAGCATCGAAACGACGGGCCAAGTCAAGGGCTTCTTCTTTAGTATCATCATGAATAGTAAAGATAACATTACCAAAGGTTGGCAAGTGGAGGTACGAAGCTTCAAAGGCTTTATAGAGCGCTTTTTCAAGAGTCGCATCTGTACCCATAACTTCACCAGTTGATTTCATTTCAGGTCCAAGGAGGCTATCTACCTTAGCCAATTTTGTGAATGAGAAGACTGGTGCTTTGACATGGACATGGTTACTTTCTGAGTAAAGACCATCTTTGTAACCTTGCTCAGCCAATGATTTACCAAGAATCAAGTTTGTAGCAACTTGAGCCATTGGGATATCAGTCACCTTAGACAAGAATGGTACGGTACGACTGGCACGTGGGTTAACCTCGATAACATAGACCGTTTCATCCTTAATAACGAACTGAATGTTCATCATACCGATACAGTTAAGACCAATAGCCAAGCGTTTAGTGTAGTCAGCGATAGTCTCTTGGATTTTCTTAGAAAGGGTTTGTGGTGGGTAAACTGCCATTGAGTCCCCTGAGTGAACCCCTGCACGTTCGATGTGTTCCATGATACCTGGAATCAAGACATCCTTACCATCAGAGATGGCATCCACTTCACACTCGCGTCCGATGATATAGCTATCAACAAGGACTGGGTGGTCTGGACTTGCCTTAACGGCTGTACGCATGTAAGAACGAAGGTCATCTTCATTTTCAACGATTTCCATGGCACGTCCACCCAAAACGTATGACGGACGAACAAGAACTGGGAAGCCAATCTTACGAGCTGCTTCAACCGCTTCTTCTTCATTTGTCGCTGTTTGTCCTGGTGGTTGTGGGATATCAAGGTCTTTAAGGGCTTGTTCAAAGAGGTCAAGGTCAGCAACCTGTGTACCCAAGATTTTCACACCAGCTTTAGATAATGGCTCTGCCAAGTTGATAGCTGTTTGTCCACCAAACTGAACCACGACACCCTTAGGTTGTTCCAATTCGATAACGTTCATCACGTCTTCGAAAGTCAATGGTTCGAAGTAAAGTTTATCTGAAACTGAGAAGTCTGTTGAAACTGTCTCAGGGTTAGAGTTCATGATGATAGCTTCGTAACCTGCAGCCTGGATAGCTTTTACAGAGTGAACTGTCGCATAGTCAAACTCAACCCCTTGCCCGATACGGATAGGACCTGAACCAAGAACGATGACAGATTCTTTATCAGATTTGATTGATTCATTTTCCCACTCATAAGTTGAGTAGAAATATGGTGTTGATGACTCGAACTCAGCAGCACAGGTATCGACCATCTTGTAAACAGGAACAATATTATTTTCCAAACGTGTCGCACGAACTTGGTCGGCTGTTTGATTCCAAAGATCAGCAATCTTACGATCAGAGAAACCGTTACGTTTAGCTTCTTTCAGAACATCAACATCGCCTACGTGAGTAGCCAATTCTTGTTCCAATTCAAAGAGATGGAGCAATTTATCAAGGAAGAAGATATCAATCTTAGTCAACTCTGACAATTCTTCAATAGTGTATCCACGACGGATGGCTTCAGAAAGGTAGAAGAGACGGTCGTCTTGAGCTTTGACAATCT
It encodes:
- a CDS encoding ABC transporter permease, which translates into the protein MENWKFALSSIRSHKMRSFLTMLGIIIGVAAVVLIMGLGNGMRQSVTDSVTGDKDTVQVYYEAKGEEIDPAYADLSQPTKPVKEVWLEQVARQTPGIDSYFVTNSLTSSISLQKKTVKNVNITGASQGYFKAKKLEMLTGRSLQDNDYKNFSRVIVIDQMVAKKLFETNEDALNQVVTIGNNDYRVIGVYKNKDTAIGAYGEIGTALVANTQLAAENNTDAIGQIFFHVTDVKNSSSVAKDAAKRLTQLAQDDNGEYKAADMSSTLDQVNTIFGTITTVVGAIAGISLLVGGIGVMNIMLVSVTERTREIGLRKALGATRRKILTQFLIESMVLTILGGLIGLGFAALVVGPIGNAMDLKATVSLGVAMGSIAFSAAVGIIFGLLPANKASKLDPIEALRYD
- a CDS encoding efflux RND transporter periplasmic adaptor subunit, with protein sequence MRKKISPKLFKNKKRVWIIGGIGFLVLLVLGFNLFAGGGKDDKASESPTASKVTKGQLASSTLLTGMVKAQSEQYVYFDNTIGRNATVTVSVGEEVSVGQQLVQYDSTSAQAAYDTASRAYNKAVRDRNYFQQYGTAPVASAQTSSDSDEDDSTTTVSPQQRQQTEASNYQTLQDYNDAVANAASELEKAQDVLNQTVIVSDVNGTVVEVADSVDPASKESQTLVHVTSEGQFEIQGTLTEYDIPNISVGQKVKITSKVYPDQTWTGKVSYVSNYPKQNASQSAGTSSNSGQTGSQYEYKVQLTSPIGKLKQGFNVSLEVTKDDDALLVPVTAVTKKGSDNYVWVYDDESQKIKQVKVKLGNADAKQQEIASGLKEGQKVITKAEKSFKDGETLKDVTDADSKKSKETSGEEVRSSD
- a CDS encoding class I SAM-dependent methyltransferase; its protein translation is MIITTSLRENETLITRAQELAHELGVDYQPRRKLSLAKCLERFGAFYLLYKDRLSFVNADVSELSFHPDTAVLRIKAPHDALVNLLGSSTKSILDTTMGLASDSLVMAAAGNKVTALESQEVIFQVVSRGLATYQTDDKQLEKAMRSIKAIKSDSLSFLKYQADHSFDIIYADPMFSETIKESENLQAIKPLANGSRLTEEWLNEAKRVAREKIIIKAHFRDTVFEELGFERQVRPNQKLHYGVMDLSEGH
- the carB gene encoding carbamoyl-phosphate synthase large subunit, with translation MPKRSDIKKIMVIGSGPIIIGQAAEFDYAGTQACLALKEEGYSVVLVNSNPATIMTDKEIADKVYIEPITLEFVTRILRKERPDALLPTLGGQTGLNMAMELSKAGILEELGVELLGTKLSAIDQAEDRDLFKQLMEDLEQPIPESEIVNTVEEAVAFASEIGYPVIVRPAFTLGGTGGGMCANEEELREIAENGLKLSPVTQCLIERSIAGFKEIEYEVMRDAADNALVVCNMENFDPVGIHTGDSIVFAPTQTLSDIENQMLRDASLKIIRALKIEGGCNVQLALDPNSFKYYVIEVNPRVSRSSALASKATGYPIAKLAAKIAVGLTLDEMINPVTGTTYAMFEPALDYVVAKIPRFPFDKFEHGERRLGTQMKATGEVMAIGRNIEESLLKACRSLEIGVYHNEMSELADVTDDALVEKIVKAQDDRLFYLSEAIRRGYTIEELSELTKIDIFFLDKLLHLFELEQELATHVGDVDVLKEAKRNGFSDRKIADLWNQTADQVRATRLENNIVPVYKMVDTCAAEFESSTPYFYSTYEWENESIKSDKESVIVLGSGPIRIGQGVEFDYATVHSVKAIQAAGYEAIIMNSNPETVSTDFSVSDKLYFEPLTFEDVMNVIELEQPKGVVVQFGGQTAINLAEPLSKAGVKILGTQVADLDLFEQALKDLDIPQPPGQTATNEEEAVEAARKIGFPVLVRPSYVLGGRAMEIVENEDDLRSYMRTAVKASPDHPVLVDSYIIGRECEVDAISDGKDVLIPGIMEHIERAGVHSGDSMAVYPPQTLSKKIQETIADYTKRLAIGLNCIGMMNIQFVIKDETVYVIEVNPRASRTVPFLSKVTDIPMAQVATNLILGKSLAEQGYKDGLYSESNHVHVKAPVFSFTKLAKVDSLLGPEMKSTGEVMGTDATLEKALYKAFEASYLHLPTFGNVIFTIHDDTKEEALDLARRFDAIGYGIYATEGTAKFLNEHGVHATLVNKLGENDDNDIPALVRTGKAQAIINTVGNKRTYDEDGAAIRSSAIEAGIPLFTALDTADAMVRVLESRSFTTEAI
- a CDS encoding ABC transporter ATP-binding protein, with the translated sequence MVLKGITKSFKNGQESLQVLKGIDLSVEEGDFVAIMGPSGSGKSTLMNIIGLLDQPTTGSYQLEGENVAELSENRLAKVRNDQIGFIFQQFFLLPKLSAQKNVELPLIYAGKSPRERKQRSQQFLEKVGLSDRSHHLPSELSGGQKQRVAIARALSNDPAIILADEPTGALDTKTGTQIMDLLTQLNREGKTIVMVTHEPEIADYARRKIVIRDGEITQDTTDSVRID
- a CDS encoding helicase-related protein; translated protein: MEIDNRSIRLGDELKKEIKPGSKVKIAAATFSMFAFQQLKEELETIEELKFIFTNPTFVTDETRIGYREYTIPKKEREQSIFGGRYELKLMNELTQKAIARECAEWIRKKARFKSINIETDDMPNGMRIETDDDAVAVDRLKNFDRKELGYDSSLFKTTRHIYHAPLSLSYLDEFDSLWQNDEYFRDVTEEFLETLNLAHKEHSPEFLYYVMLYNLFSEFLEDINDDYTPNEQVGYKNTKLWNLLYDFQQDAVKSIISKLEKYNGCILADSVGLGKTFTALAVMTYYAYRGKRILVLCPKKLENNWNMYRHDYVNNPIYDRHLIYDVLYHTDLSRDKGISNGIDLALNKWENYDLVVIDESHNFRNGGSSESDQAEGRENRYSRLMNRIIKSGVPTKVLMLSATPVNNRFNDLKNQIALAYEGDVEQIDGKLDTQSSINDIFRNAQLAYNKWADLPAEERTTDKLLSTLDFDFFKILDSVTIARSRKHIREFYDRKAIGDFPERLKPRNFEPDLTVSNLDVTYKKLYQLLDQLQLTIYQPSLYIYPSKREKYEITLAGNKANLTQLGRESGMKKLMMINLLKRLESSVAAFRYTLIDVVKSYVDETLKAISTYEQTGLDALSGVPVLNEDDFDIEDSNLDVFIGKKNRIALKDMDYRSWKLELEKDQAILLELEELIDQITPTEDKKLQTLYRLIDEKMTHPINAGNNKLIIFSAFATTTNYLYKHISQYVLDKYGLHTAQISGTKGFETTLKTNHRDLNSLLTYFSPQSKDRNLLFPDDQREIDVLIATDVISEGQNLQDADMMVNYDIHWNPVRIIQRFGRVDRIGSKNKFIQLVNFWPNIELDEYIDLKSRVESRMKISVLTSTADDNVLSSEEIEDNNYRKKQLERLRNEVVDLEEMSEGISIMDLGLEDYRMDFLKYLESHPELEKVPKGLQAILSVENKEAEGAIFVLKNKDELRGKNQKNQLHPYYILYVNSAGDLVVSPEESKKILDLLGSLCRGKNQPLQSLVNQYNRQTKDGKEMSGYSKLLQQAIEQLMEQDQLSTMDALFNFGTVNLMNTSIEGMDDFELICFFALLKGENYDTVS